A single region of the Salipaludibacillus sp. LMS25 genome encodes:
- the thiE gene encoding thiamine phosphate synthase has product MRTYPTDDIHHDLRVYFICGSTNVSRPLPTILREAISGGITMFQFREKGTNSLTGDKKLALATQLQAICQEHHIPFIINDDVNLAVKLHADGVHVGQDDESAAAVREKIGKDKILGVSANTLADAKQAIKDGATYIGTGPMYETSSKDDADEVCGPERIKEFRQSGLTIPIVAIGGITAENIPPILAAGANGVSVISAIAKAPSPAEVATKFQKTINDRT; this is encoded by the coding sequence ATGAGGACTTACCCAACGGATGACATCCACCATGACTTACGTGTCTATTTTATTTGCGGGAGCACGAACGTGAGCCGTCCTCTCCCAACTATTTTACGAGAAGCAATTTCAGGCGGTATTACAATGTTTCAGTTTCGCGAAAAAGGGACAAACAGTCTAACTGGGGACAAAAAACTAGCATTAGCCACCCAATTACAGGCGATTTGTCAAGAACATCATATCCCATTTATTATTAATGACGACGTGAATCTTGCCGTTAAACTACATGCAGATGGTGTCCATGTGGGTCAAGATGATGAAAGTGCGGCTGCCGTTCGCGAAAAAATTGGTAAAGACAAAATTCTTGGTGTATCAGCCAATACGTTAGCAGATGCGAAACAAGCTATAAAGGACGGGGCAACCTACATAGGGACTGGCCCCATGTATGAAACCTCTTCAAAAGATGATGCTGACGAAGTATGCGGACCTGAAAGAATTAAAGAATTTCGTCAAAGTGGGTTAACTATTCCTATTGTGGCCATAGGTGGCATCACAGCTGAAAACATACCTCCAATACTGGCAGCAGGTGCAAACGGGGTGTCTGTCATCTCTGCAATAGCCAAAGCACCTTCACCAGCTGAAGTTGCCACTAAATTTCAAAAAACGATAAATGACAGAACTTAA
- a CDS encoding helix-turn-helix transcriptional regulator has translation MDIGKRIRYYRQLKGFTQTDLCKGIVSPSHYSNIESGRYDASYDILRLLALRLQVPTDYFTHHDHYSMRVEKLLGAYQLSLENTLAEAEAFRAKHEQDFAFIPSLEQELQYLLIQCHHSLRRLDLEEADNIYKHIVFYMEDFHESNLSKSTRFDYHFVIGFRYYLNRNYSKSYFHYSQALKFASRDNDIGRIHLNCAQLFFFMNDNYRALFYIDEAKDIFENVNKLSKTIDCLIVKGQILTELKDYKEANLTLQNGLTTARDHGYIREESDLLHTLGILKVNERDYNTSIIYFKESLAIREREIARKNANFVSNHRYFPYYWLIKSYLLAGRYKEMKEHLQKSSDYCFREQHHYELLVLEAKLDYELGNEKDYEEKAEKAIDYLFSHELWEFVEEAITDFSNYYSKKRQYKKANAYLRMEVEVYKNAYVRRD, from the coding sequence TTGGATATTGGCAAAAGAATTAGATATTATCGACAATTAAAAGGGTTTACACAGACAGACTTGTGCAAAGGTATCGTCTCACCTTCTCATTACAGTAATATAGAAAGTGGACGATATGACGCCTCCTACGATATACTGAGGTTGCTAGCATTGCGTTTACAAGTTCCTACAGATTACTTCACCCATCATGATCACTATTCTATGCGTGTGGAAAAGTTATTAGGTGCTTACCAACTTTCGCTAGAGAACACTTTAGCTGAAGCAGAAGCTTTTCGCGCTAAACATGAGCAAGATTTTGCATTTATTCCTTCGTTAGAACAAGAATTACAATACCTTTTAATTCAATGTCACCACAGTTTAAGAAGGTTAGACCTAGAAGAAGCAGACAACATTTACAAGCATATTGTGTTTTATATGGAAGATTTCCATGAAAGTAATCTATCAAAATCTACTCGTTTTGATTATCATTTTGTTATCGGCTTTCGTTACTATTTAAATCGAAACTATTCCAAGAGTTATTTTCATTATTCGCAGGCGTTAAAATTTGCTTCGCGCGATAACGATATTGGAAGGATTCATCTAAACTGTGCTCAATTATTCTTTTTCATGAATGATAATTACCGTGCTTTGTTTTATATTGACGAAGCTAAAGACATCTTTGAAAATGTTAATAAACTATCAAAAACCATTGATTGTTTAATAGTTAAAGGACAAATTCTTACGGAATTGAAAGATTATAAAGAAGCCAATTTGACCCTCCAAAACGGGTTAACCACTGCAAGAGATCATGGTTATATTAGGGAAGAATCTGACCTTCTACATACACTAGGAATTTTAAAAGTAAACGAAAGAGATTACAATACTAGCATTATTTACTTTAAAGAAAGTCTTGCAATTAGAGAACGTGAAATTGCTCGAAAAAATGCTAATTTCGTTTCAAATCATCGGTATTTCCCATATTATTGGCTTATTAAAAGTTATTTGCTTGCCGGCAGGTACAAGGAAATGAAAGAGCATCTTCAAAAATCTAGTGACTATTGCTTTCGAGAACAGCATCACTATGAACTATTAGTACTGGAAGCCAAGTTAGATTATGAACTTGGAAATGAGAAAGATTACGAAGAAAAAGCTGAAAAGGCTATTGACTATCTTTTTTCGCATGAACTTTGGGAATTTGTTGAAGAAGCTATAACTGACTTCAGTAATTATTATTCAAAAAAGAGACAATACAAGAAAGCAAATGCCTATTTAAGAATGGAAGTTGAAGTTTACAAAAATGCCTATGTGAGGAGAGATTAA
- the recQ gene encoding DNA helicase RecQ, whose product MLLKAQQRLKEHFGYDHFRSGQKDILEKVFSGNNTMGVMPTGGGKSICYQIPSLLFKGVTLVISPLISLMKDQVDELQEAGIEATYINSSLQYEDVNERINGIRQGKYKLVYIAPERLESGQFLNMLRTLPVSLLAIDEAHCLSQWGHDFRPSYLKIPELIHQLNGTPTVLALTATATPEVTKDISASLHIADRHVVQTGFARENLSFHVIKGIDKDSYIKDYIHQNKTSAGIVYAATRKEVDKLHQQLSRAGVAVGKYHGGMSSEERQNMQEAFVYDNTRVMVATNAFGMGINKSNVRFVIHAQMPRNIESYYQEAGRAGRDGEPSECLLLFSPQDIRIQQFLIDQSLMEEERKQQEYEKLQAMVNYCHTENCLQSYILHYFGDREASPCGQCSECVDNRDTVDVTREAQMVFSCIKRMNERFGKTMVAQVLVGSANKRVKDFSLHTLSTYGLMKDRTQKDVSQFIDYLTASQFLKMSGGAYPVLQLTEHAVPVLKGESRVTKKEVRQPVSVDTKTHPLFHTLRELRLALAKEHHVAPYMIFSDKTLNDMCAQLPETAAQLLDVKGVGNMKVDSYGEPFLQAIQDYVADHPDEKENAFNGSGDGVGTIKDKTPSFEKTIALFESGQTVEDIAELRHIKETTVKSHLLQAAEEGYHVDFSSLVDTSHLQLIEDAVDRIGLENGLKPLKEALPEEIDYFTLKVFIHEYLIHS is encoded by the coding sequence ATGCTGCTAAAAGCACAACAGCGGTTAAAAGAACATTTTGGCTATGATCATTTTAGATCTGGCCAGAAAGACATACTTGAAAAAGTTTTTTCAGGAAATAACACGATGGGGGTCATGCCTACTGGAGGGGGAAAATCGATCTGCTATCAAATTCCTTCTCTTCTGTTTAAAGGAGTGACACTCGTCATTTCACCACTCATCTCGTTAATGAAAGACCAAGTGGACGAGCTTCAAGAAGCAGGAATTGAAGCAACCTATATTAATAGTTCTTTGCAATACGAAGACGTTAACGAGCGGATTAATGGAATACGTCAAGGGAAATACAAGCTTGTTTACATCGCTCCTGAACGATTAGAATCAGGGCAATTTCTAAACATGCTTCGCACATTACCTGTCTCGTTATTAGCAATTGATGAAGCTCACTGCTTATCACAGTGGGGCCATGATTTCAGACCTAGCTACTTAAAAATTCCTGAATTGATCCATCAATTAAACGGGACACCAACTGTTCTTGCATTAACAGCCACCGCCACACCGGAAGTTACAAAAGATATTTCAGCTTCTCTCCATATCGCTGATCGGCATGTTGTCCAAACAGGGTTTGCAAGGGAAAATTTATCGTTTCATGTGATTAAAGGAATAGACAAAGATAGCTACATTAAAGACTATATCCACCAGAACAAAACGAGCGCTGGGATTGTTTACGCCGCCACTCGTAAAGAAGTTGACAAGCTTCATCAGCAACTCAGCCGCGCTGGCGTAGCTGTCGGCAAATATCACGGGGGGATGTCTTCTGAGGAACGCCAGAACATGCAAGAAGCGTTCGTTTACGATAACACGCGGGTGATGGTCGCGACGAATGCCTTTGGAATGGGGATCAATAAATCAAATGTCCGTTTCGTCATACATGCACAAATGCCAAGAAACATTGAAAGCTATTATCAAGAAGCAGGACGTGCGGGTCGAGACGGTGAGCCAAGTGAATGTCTCCTTTTGTTCAGCCCACAGGACATTCGCATTCAACAATTTCTTATAGATCAATCTTTAATGGAGGAAGAACGGAAACAACAAGAATATGAAAAGCTACAAGCGATGGTGAACTATTGTCACACGGAAAATTGCCTGCAATCTTACATCCTTCATTACTTTGGTGATCGCGAAGCCTCTCCTTGTGGCCAATGCTCGGAATGTGTGGATAACCGTGACACTGTCGATGTGACACGTGAAGCTCAAATGGTGTTTTCATGTATTAAACGTATGAATGAACGGTTTGGTAAAACGATGGTGGCCCAAGTTCTCGTGGGCTCAGCGAATAAAAGGGTGAAAGATTTTTCCTTACACACATTATCAACATACGGACTCATGAAAGATCGGACACAAAAAGACGTCAGCCAATTCATTGATTATTTAACAGCATCTCAGTTCTTAAAAATGAGTGGCGGCGCTTATCCTGTCCTTCAATTAACTGAGCACGCCGTTCCTGTTTTAAAAGGGGAATCACGTGTGACTAAAAAAGAAGTCCGTCAGCCTGTGTCCGTTGACACGAAGACACATCCGCTCTTCCATACATTGCGTGAGCTGCGACTTGCGCTGGCAAAAGAACATCACGTTGCTCCGTACATGATTTTCTCCGATAAAACGTTAAATGACATGTGTGCGCAACTCCCTGAAACCGCTGCACAACTGCTTGACGTTAAAGGGGTTGGAAACATGAAAGTAGACAGTTACGGAGAACCTTTTCTTCAAGCTATTCAAGACTATGTGGCAGACCATCCTGACGAAAAAGAAAACGCCTTTAATGGAAGTGGGGACGGTGTTGGCACGATTAAAGATAAGACGCCTAGCTTTGAAAAAACAATCGCCCTTTTTGAGAGCGGCCAAACAGTTGAAGACATTGCCGAATTACGTCACATAAAAGAAACAACCGTGAAAAGCCACCTTTTACAAGCGGCTGAAGAAGGCTATCATGTGGACTTTTCTTCTCTCGTAGACACGTCCCACCTCCAACTGATAGAAGACGCTGTGGATCGGATTGGACTTGAGAATGGCCTTAAACCTCTAAAAGAAGCCCTTCCAGAAGAAATCGATTATTTTACATTAAAAGTATTTATTCATGAGTACCTTATCCATTCTTAA
- a CDS encoding methyl-accepting chemotaxis protein — MQETVNMISSIADQTNLLALNAAIEAARAGEAGKGFAVVAEEVRKLADQSRAYAEQIGSIINEFATDTTDLTRVITSGKQQVTRQG, encoded by the coding sequence GTGCAAGAAACAGTTAATATGATCAGTAGCATCGCTGATCAAACGAATCTTTTAGCATTAAATGCCGCTATTGAAGCAGCACGGGCAGGGGAAGCAGGTAAAGGATTTGCAGTTGTAGCAGAAGAAGTTCGTAAACTAGCAGATCAGTCACGAGCCTATGCGGAACAAATCGGAAGTATTATTAATGAATTCGCGACTGATACGACCGATTTAACCCGTGTCATTACCTCAGGTAAACAACAAGTAACACGACAGGGTTGA
- the thiM gene encoding hydroxyethylthiazole kinase, translating to MLPVNELRNIIQEKSPLIHNITNVVVTNFTANGLYALGASPVMAYAEEEVADMASVSQALVINIGTLTKPVVNAMLLAGKAANKAGVPIILDPVGAGATPYRTETVKLLLSDLDITLIRGNASEIANLSDDSVKMKGVDATDELADAENIAKNVALKWKTVTALTGKTDVITDGHTTYTVENGHALQSKITGAGCLLSAVTGAFIAVHDNVVEAATAAISFYGVAAQHAATRGENMGPGQFQMHFLDALYDLKQQDVEQLISIHS from the coding sequence ATGTTACCTGTTAATGAATTAAGAAACATTATTCAAGAAAAATCTCCGCTTATTCACAACATTACAAATGTGGTGGTGACAAATTTTACAGCAAATGGCCTTTATGCTCTCGGGGCTAGTCCTGTTATGGCGTACGCTGAGGAAGAAGTGGCTGATATGGCCAGCGTTTCCCAAGCGTTAGTCATCAATATTGGCACCCTGACAAAACCTGTCGTGAATGCGATGCTTCTTGCTGGAAAAGCTGCAAACAAAGCGGGGGTCCCGATTATTCTTGATCCAGTGGGCGCTGGCGCTACACCGTATCGAACTGAAACGGTCAAGCTCTTATTGAGTGACCTTGACATCACGCTTATACGAGGTAACGCTAGCGAAATTGCCAACCTTTCAGACGACAGTGTGAAAATGAAAGGAGTGGATGCCACTGATGAACTGGCTGATGCGGAAAATATTGCAAAAAATGTTGCATTAAAATGGAAAACGGTGACGGCTCTTACTGGAAAAACAGATGTCATTACCGATGGTCACACAACGTATACCGTTGAAAACGGCCATGCACTTCAATCCAAAATCACAGGAGCTGGCTGTTTATTAAGTGCTGTTACAGGAGCTTTTATCGCTGTTCATGATAATGTCGTTGAAGCCGCCACCGCTGCCATTAGTTTTTATGGTGTAGCCGCTCAACACGCTGCAACCCGTGGTGAAAATATGGGGCCAGGCCAATTTCAAATGCATTTTCTCGACGCACTTTATGACTTAAAACAACAAGATGTGGAGCAACTCATCTCTATTCATTCTTAG
- a CDS encoding nitric oxide synthase oxygenase encodes MTKLFNKAKAFVHTCYQELGMEDKIEERLAVIKQEIEATDFYEHTFIELEHGAKMAWRNANKCIGRLFWQTLTVRDARLCTDEEGIFDELRTHLRLATNGGKIKPMMTFFAPRKQGKEPVRVLNHQLVRYAGYEEEGTRIIGDPASLALTKLCESLGWQGEQSAFDVLPLVIKLPGGRVKWRDLPKNEVLRVPIRHPDTDKLDNLQLEWYAVPAITDMMVEIGGIEYPTVPFNGWYMGTEIGARNFADEKRYDLLPQVAKALDLDKTKTSSLWKDKALVELNRAVLYSFQQKGVSIVDHHTAAEQFKQFEKREKASGRPLTGTWSWLIPPMSPAATHIFHQNYQDELLSPNFHYQERLFQENGCLK; translated from the coding sequence ATGACAAAATTATTTAACAAAGCGAAAGCGTTTGTTCATACGTGCTATCAAGAGTTAGGGATGGAGGATAAAATAGAGGAACGTCTTGCGGTGATAAAACAAGAAATTGAAGCGACGGATTTTTATGAGCATACGTTCATTGAACTTGAGCATGGCGCTAAAATGGCGTGGCGAAACGCTAATAAATGTATCGGCCGTCTATTTTGGCAGACGCTTACTGTACGAGATGCCCGTTTATGCACAGATGAGGAAGGGATTTTTGATGAATTAAGAACACATTTACGCTTGGCCACGAATGGTGGGAAGATAAAACCAATGATGACTTTTTTTGCGCCAAGAAAACAAGGTAAAGAGCCTGTCAGGGTGCTTAATCATCAGCTTGTTCGTTATGCCGGTTACGAAGAGGAAGGGACTCGCATAATAGGGGACCCGGCTTCATTGGCATTGACTAAATTATGTGAATCATTAGGGTGGCAAGGAGAGCAGTCAGCTTTTGATGTTTTGCCACTGGTGATTAAATTGCCTGGTGGGAGGGTGAAGTGGCGTGATTTACCTAAGAACGAGGTACTTCGAGTACCAATTCGTCACCCAGATACGGATAAATTAGATAACTTACAATTAGAATGGTATGCCGTTCCAGCTATTACTGACATGATGGTTGAAATTGGCGGGATCGAATACCCAACAGTTCCATTTAACGGCTGGTATATGGGGACCGAAATCGGGGCACGGAATTTTGCGGATGAAAAAAGGTATGATTTGTTACCTCAAGTAGCTAAGGCTTTAGACCTTGATAAGACTAAGACGTCCTCGTTATGGAAAGATAAAGCATTAGTCGAATTAAATCGTGCCGTACTTTATTCGTTTCAACAGAAAGGTGTGAGTATAGTGGATCACCACACGGCTGCTGAACAGTTCAAGCAATTTGAAAAACGGGAGAAAGCGAGCGGTAGACCACTCACAGGAACATGGAGCTGGCTTATTCCCCCCATGTCCCCAGCTGCTACCCATATTTTTCATCAAAACTATCAAGATGAGCTTCTCTCACCCAATTTCCATTATCAAGAGAGACTCTTTCAGGAAAATGGGTGTCTAAAATAG
- the thiD gene encoding bifunctional hydroxymethylpyrimidine kinase/phosphomethylpyrimidine kinase, which translates to MLPKALTIAGSDSGGGAGIQADLKTFQELDVFGMSAITAITAQNSQGVSGVYPVSPEGISQQITAVADDIGADAVKTGMLFDEPTIKIVAEKAAYYKWDHLVIDPVMVSTSGSKLLQDDAIHALKTQLFPLATIITPNIPEASEITGRSLTSFELRKEAAKAMYEMGAAAVLIKGGHHLDETKIVDIFYDGSTYVYLSVPRLDTRHTHGTGCTYAAAITAHLAKGRPLIDAVKEAKKFIHVAIKHGFAVGKGPGPTHHAAFRFYQEPLHELEVMTE; encoded by the coding sequence ATGTTACCTAAAGCTCTTACAATTGCCGGTTCTGACAGCGGAGGCGGAGCAGGTATTCAAGCAGACCTTAAAACCTTTCAAGAACTAGACGTATTTGGCATGAGTGCCATTACTGCCATCACGGCGCAAAACAGTCAAGGTGTCAGTGGCGTGTACCCTGTTTCACCCGAAGGTATCTCGCAACAAATTACAGCTGTGGCGGATGATATTGGTGCTGATGCGGTCAAGACAGGCATGCTTTTTGACGAACCGACGATTAAAATCGTTGCTGAAAAAGCCGCCTACTACAAATGGGATCATTTAGTAATAGACCCTGTCATGGTATCCACTTCAGGATCTAAACTGCTCCAAGACGATGCTATTCATGCCCTTAAAACACAGCTATTTCCGCTAGCCACGATTATTACACCAAATATTCCTGAAGCATCAGAGATTACTGGGCGTTCATTAACATCATTTGAGCTGCGAAAAGAGGCAGCCAAAGCGATGTACGAGATGGGAGCTGCCGCCGTTTTAATTAAAGGCGGTCATCATCTTGATGAAACGAAGATTGTCGACATTTTTTACGATGGATCGACTTATGTCTATTTGTCAGTTCCACGGCTGGATACTCGCCATACCCACGGAACTGGTTGTACATATGCCGCCGCAATAACAGCACACTTAGCGAAAGGACGCCCTTTAATTGACGCTGTTAAAGAAGCGAAAAAATTCATTCATGTGGCTATTAAACATGGGTTTGCTGTTGGCAAAGGCCCTGGCCCTACTCATCATGCTGCCTTCCGCTTTTATCAGGAACCGTTACATGAATTGGAGGTGATGACCGAATGA